A genome region from Sphaeramia orbicularis chromosome 19, fSphaOr1.1, whole genome shotgun sequence includes the following:
- the naglu gene encoding alpha-N-acetylglucosaminidase translates to MSSRTGSGWVLLLLFTFTVSVRCRFSSLDHLRPAASDQAQGRAVAELLRRLIGSRSAEFVVSVNRSLSNDSLDVCELRSTKNYRVVATGSTGVAVASGIYNYLKYFCNCHVSWSGTQMDLPRPLPKLSGVLRISTAHRFRYYQNVCTFSYSSVWWDWPRWEKEIDWMALNGINLPLAFTGQEALWQEVYRALGLNQSEIEDFFSGPAFLAWNRMGNMFQFGGPLPQSWHLNQLYLQFKILERMRSLGMIPVLPAFSGNIPKGILRLYPKANVTRLEPWAHFNCSFSCSYMLDPRDPLFFQIGSLYLSQVIKQFGTDHIYNTDTFNEMTPPSSDPAYLSAVSQSVFASMTAVDPQAVWLMQGWLFFHGRTFWKPAQIKALLHGVPLGRMIVLDLFAETVPVFSYTESFYGQPFIWCMLNNFGGNTGFFGTVESVNLGPFKALHFPNSTMVGIGMAPEGIEQNPVTYELMSELAWRKEPVNLAKWVSLYAIRRYGSTQENLTTAWRILFSSVYNCTLPGYKNHNHSPLVRRPSLHMNSDLWYDPADLVKAWRLIMDAAPPLMSKETFRYDLVDITRQVLQILTTWFYQDIADAFQKQKLPELLTAGGVLVYDLLPELNRLLNSDRNFLLGTWLERARSLALDEKEAQLYDMNARNQITLWGPSGEILDYANKEWGGLMEDYYAQRWGLFVHTLVECLNSGRPFKQDTFNLAVFQVEKGFIYNGHKYPTEPQGDTYEIAHRIFLKYYPQALRRL, encoded by the exons ATGTCCTCCAGGACCGGGTCGGGTTGGGTTCTTCTGCTCCTCTTCACTTTTACTGTGAGTGTCCGGTGTCGGTTCTCCTCCCTGGACCACCTCAGACCCGCAGCCTCGGACCAGGCTCAGGGCAGAGCCGTGGCGGAGCTGCTCCGGAGGCTGATCGGCTCCAGGTCGGCGGAGTTCGTGGTGTCGGTGAACCGGAGCCTTTCCAACGACAGCCTGGACGTCTGTGAGCTCCGCTCCACCAAAAACTACCGGGTGGTGGCCACGGGGAGCACCGGGGTGGCCGTAGCGTCCGGGATCTACAACTATCTGAAATACTTCTGTAACTGCCATGTGTCCTGGTCCGGAACCCAGATGGACCTGCCCAGACCCCTGCCCAAGCTCAGCGGGGTCCTGCGGATCAGCACCGCGCACAG ATTCCGATACTACCAGAACGTTTGTACCTTCAGTTACTCGTCCGTGTGGTGGGACTGGCCCCGATGGGAGAAGGAGATCGACTGGATGGCCCTGAATGGAATCAACCTGCCCTTGGCCTTCACCGGTCAGGAAGCCCTGTGGCAAGAG GTTTACCGCGCTCTGGGCTTAAACCAGTCTGAGATCGAAGACTTCTTCTCAGGCCCGGCGTTTCTTGCGTGGAATCGTATGGGAAACATGTTCCAGTTCGGTGGACCTCTTCCACAGTCCTGGCATTTGAACCAACTCTACCTCCAA TTTAAGATCTTGGAGCGAATGAGGTCCTTAGGTATGATTCCTGTGCTGCCGGCTTTTTCTGGGAATATCCCCAAAGGAATCCTAAG GTTGTATCCAAAAGCCAATGTAACCAGACTGGAACCTTGGGCTCACTTTAACTGTAGCTTCTCCTGCTCCTATATGTTGGATCCACGGGACCCACTTTTCTTCCAGATCGGTTCCCTCTACCTTTCCCAAGTCATAAAACAGTTTGGGACAGATCACATCTACAACACTGACACCTTCAATGAGATGACTCCGCCATCGTCTGACCCCGCCTACCTGTCtgctgtcagtcagtctgtctttgCCTCAATGACTGCAG TTGACCCTCAGGCAGTTTGGCTGATGCAGGGCTGGCTGTTCTTCCATGGTAGAACATTCTGGAAGCCGGCCCAGATTAAGGCCTTACTACACGGAGTGCCCCTCGGACGAATGATCGTGCTGGATTTATTTGCTGAAACAGTGCCAGTTTTTTCCTATACTGAGTCTTTTTATGGACAACCCTTTATCTGGTGCATGCTCAATAACTTTGGGGGTAACACTGGTTTCTTCGGCACAGTGGAGAGCGTCAATTTAGGGCCTTTCAAAGCCTTGCATTTCCCCAACTCTACGATGGTTGGTATAGGAATGGCCCCCGAGGGCATAGAGCAAAATCCAGTGACCTACGAGTTAATGAGTGAGTTGGCTTGGCGTAAAGAGCCGGTCAACTTGGCCAAGTGGGTTTCACTGTATGCTATACGGCGCTACGGTAGCACACAGGAGAACCTGACTACCGCATGGAGGATTCTCTTCTCCAGTGTCTACAACTGCACTCTGCCGGGTTATAAAAACCACAATCACAGCCCGCTGGTGCGCCGGCCTTCCCTTCACATGAACTCTGACCTTTGGTATGACCCGGCTGACTTGGTGAAAGCTTGGAGGCTGATCATGGACGCAGCGCCGCCTCTCATGTCCAAGGAGACCTTCCGTTACGATCTTGTGGATATAACTCGGCAGGTGTTGCAGATCCTGACCACGTGGTTTTACCAGGACATTGCAGACGCGTTCCAGAAGCAGAAGCTGCCGGAGCTGCTGACTGCAGGTGGCGTTCTGGTGTACGACCTTTTGCCCGAACTGAATCGACTCCTGAACAGCGACCGCAACTTTCTGTTAGGAACGTGGTTGGAGAGGGCCCGATCTTTGGCCCTAGATGAAAAGGAGGCGCAGCTCTACGACATGAATGCCAGGAACCAGATCACACTGTGGGGTCCCAGTGGTGAGATCCTGGACTATGCCAACAAAGAGTGGGGGGGCCTAATGGAGGACTACTATGCACAGCGCTGGGGGCTGTTTGTCCACACTCTGGTGGAGTGTCTGAACAGTGGAAGGCCCTTTAAACAGGATACCTTCAACCTGGCCGTGTTCCAGGTAGAAAAAGGATTCATTTACAACGGACACAAGTACCCGACTGAGCCTCAGGGAGACACTTATGAAATAGCCCATAGGATCTTCCTCAAATATTACCCACAAGCCCTCAGGAGACTATAG
- the LOC115410364 gene encoding ubiquitin-conjugating enzyme E2 D4-like isoform X1, translated as MAMKRIQRELQDLQKDPPAQCSAGPVGEDLFHWQATIMGPGDSPYQGGVFFLSIHFPTDYPFKPPKVAFTTKIYHPNINSNGSICLDILRSQWSPALTVSKVLLSICSLLCDPNPDDPLVPDIAHIYKSNKDQYNKQAKEWTQKYAM; from the exons ATGGCCATGAAAAGAATACAGAGG GAGCTGCAGGACCTTCAGAAGGACCCTCCAGCTCAGTGTTCTGCTGGACCAGTGGGAGAAGACT TGTTTCACTGGCAGGCGACTATAATGGGTCCG GGTGACAGTCCGTACCAAGGAGGAGTTTTCTTTCTGTCCATCCATTTCCCCACCGATTACCCCTTTAAACCACCAAAG GTTGCATTTACAACAAAGATTTATCACCCAAATATAAACAGCAATGGCAGTATCTGTCTGGACATCCTGCGGTCCCAGTGGTCGCCTGCACTAACAGTGTCTAAAG TTTTATTGTCCATATGTTCATTGCTTTGTGACCCAAACCCAGACGACCCACTAGTTCCAGACATAGCACACATCTACAAGAGCAACAAAGACCA aTACAACAAACAAGCAAAAGAATGGACCCAAAAGTATGCCATGTAA
- the LOC115410364 gene encoding ubiquitin-conjugating enzyme E2 D4-like isoform X2, with protein sequence MAMKRIQRELQDLQKDPPAQCSAGPVGEDLFHWQATIMGPGDSPYQGGVFFLSIHFPTDYPFKPPKVAFTTKIYHPNINSNGSICLDILRSQWSPALTVSKDTTNKQKNGPKSMPCKEETNIKERKKC encoded by the exons ATGGCCATGAAAAGAATACAGAGG GAGCTGCAGGACCTTCAGAAGGACCCTCCAGCTCAGTGTTCTGCTGGACCAGTGGGAGAAGACT TGTTTCACTGGCAGGCGACTATAATGGGTCCG GGTGACAGTCCGTACCAAGGAGGAGTTTTCTTTCTGTCCATCCATTTCCCCACCGATTACCCCTTTAAACCACCAAAG GTTGCATTTACAACAAAGATTTATCACCCAAATATAAACAGCAATGGCAGTATCTGTCTGGACATCCTGCGGTCCCAGTGGTCGCCTGCACTAACAGTGTCTAAAG aTACAACAAACAAGCAAAAGAATGGACCCAAAAGTATGCCATGTAAGGAAGAAACCAAcatcaaagagagaaaaaaatgctgA